A genomic window from Bacillus mesophilus includes:
- a CDS encoding YkuS family protein, whose translation MARIGIEQSLTDVKQALEGKGYDIVDLRNENDAKGCDCCIVTGQDSNVMGISNTVTAGAVIEASGMTADEIAQQVEEKLNRG comes from the coding sequence ATGGCTCGTATTGGTATTGAACAATCATTAACTGATGTGAAACAGGCTTTAGAAGGAAAAGGCTATGATATTGTTGATCTTCGTAATGAAAATGATGCAAAAGGCTGTGACTGCTGCATTGTAACTGGACAAGATTCTAACGTAATGGGAATTAGTAACACAGTTACTGCAGGAGCTGTAATCGAAGCTTCTGGGATGACAGCAGATGAAATTGCTCAACAAGTTGAAGAAAAATTAAATCGTGGATAA
- a CDS encoding N-acetyldiaminopimelate deacetylase translates to MNSYQPFIEIRRELHKIPEVGYKEEKTQAFLLQYLNSLPEDRIEIKTWKTGIFAKVKGTNPSQIIGYRADIDGLPITEETDLAFTSAHTGYMHACGHDLHMSIALGILSEVVHNPITDDVLFMFQPAEEGPGGAEPMVQSDIYQAWKPSFILALHIAPELPVGSIATKEGLLFANTSELYIDLVGKGGHAAFPHNTNDMIVAACSLVTQLQSIIARNVDPLDSAVITIGKITGGTVQNIIAEKARLEGTIRTLSAESMKKVKERIEGMVRGIEVGYSCKSSIDYGCMYHQVYNHHEMTREFMTYVEQQTNVKLIESKAAMTGEDFGYMIKDTPGFMFWLGVESEYGLHHAKLSPNEEAIGVAIEVVSNYLRWKCDHS, encoded by the coding sequence ATGAATTCTTATCAACCTTTTATAGAGATTCGTAGAGAGCTCCATAAGATACCGGAAGTTGGGTATAAAGAAGAAAAAACTCAAGCCTTTTTATTACAGTATTTAAACTCCTTACCTGAAGATCGTATTGAGATTAAGACTTGGAAAACGGGAATTTTTGCAAAGGTGAAAGGTACCAATCCAAGTCAGATTATCGGGTATCGAGCAGATATAGACGGATTACCAATCACAGAGGAAACAGACTTAGCTTTTACATCAGCTCATACAGGATATATGCATGCCTGTGGACATGACCTGCACATGAGTATTGCACTAGGGATTCTATCTGAAGTTGTTCATAATCCTATTACAGACGATGTCTTGTTCATGTTTCAGCCTGCAGAGGAAGGCCCTGGTGGGGCAGAGCCGATGGTTCAAAGTGATATTTATCAAGCATGGAAACCTAGCTTTATATTAGCGCTGCACATTGCGCCGGAACTTCCCGTTGGATCAATTGCAACGAAGGAGGGCTTACTGTTTGCCAATACATCTGAGCTATACATTGACCTTGTTGGGAAAGGTGGTCATGCTGCATTTCCACATAATACAAATGATATGATTGTGGCGGCATGCTCGTTAGTCACACAATTGCAATCTATTATTGCAAGAAATGTCGATCCACTTGACAGTGCGGTCATTACAATCGGAAAGATCACTGGCGGAACTGTCCAAAATATTATCGCCGAAAAAGCAAGACTTGAGGGAACCATCAGAACTTTATCTGCTGAATCCATGAAAAAAGTAAAAGAAAGAATTGAAGGAATGGTCAGAGGAATTGAGGTAGGCTATTCATGTAAATCATCCATTGACTACGGTTGCATGTACCACCAAGTTTATAACCATCATGAAATGACAAGAGAGTTTATGACTTATGTAGAACAACAAACAAATGTCAAACTTATAGAGTCTAAAGCAGCTATGACAGGTGAGGATTTTGGATATATGATCAAGGATACTCCAGGATTTATGTTTTGGTTAGGAGTAGAGTCGGAATATGGCTTACATCATGCTAAACTTTCACCAAATGAAGAAGCAATTGGAGTGGCAATTGAAGTTGTTTCCAATTATTTAAGATGGAAATGTGATCATTCTTAA
- the dapD gene encoding 2,3,4,5-tetrahydropyridine-2,6-dicarboxylate N-acetyltransferase has translation MKMMDANEIISFIQKSEKKTPVKVYVKGNLEGIDWGANTKSFITGNTGVLFGEWNELQTVIENYGGQLEDYVVENDRRNSAIPLLDLKGIKARIEPGAIIRDQVEIGDNAVIMMGALINIGAVVGEGTMIDMGVVLGGRATVGKNCHIGAGSVLAGVIEPPSAKPVVVEDDVVVGANAVILEGITVGKGAVVAAGAIVIEDVPPYTVVAGTPAKVIKEIDEKTKSKTEIKQELRQL, from the coding sequence ATGAAGATGATGGATGCAAATGAAATTATATCTTTTATCCAAAAAAGCGAAAAGAAAACTCCCGTTAAAGTTTACGTAAAAGGAAACTTAGAAGGAATTGACTGGGGAGCAAATACAAAGTCATTTATCACAGGAAATACAGGTGTTCTTTTTGGTGAGTGGAATGAACTACAAACAGTCATCGAAAACTATGGTGGTCAGCTAGAGGATTATGTGGTAGAAAATGATCGTCGTAACTCAGCGATTCCATTACTAGACTTAAAAGGAATCAAAGCTCGAATTGAGCCAGGCGCTATTATCCGTGATCAAGTAGAAATCGGTGACAATGCCGTTATTATGATGGGTGCTCTAATTAATATTGGTGCAGTTGTTGGCGAAGGAACCATGATCGATATGGGTGTAGTGTTAGGAGGACGTGCAACGGTCGGAAAGAACTGTCATATTGGTGCTGGATCCGTTCTTGCAGGAGTAATTGAGCCACCTTCAGCAAAGCCTGTAGTAGTGGAAGATGATGTAGTAGTTGGTGCAAATGCAGTTATCCTTGAAGGAATTACAGTAGGTAAAGGTGCAGTAGTAGCTGCAGGTGCGATTGTAATTGAGGATGTTCCTCCTTATACAGTGGTTGCCGGAACACCAGCTAAAGTGATCAAGGAAATTGATGAGAAAACAAAATCAAAGACTGAGATCAAACAAGAACTCAGACAACTATAA
- a CDS encoding LysR family transcriptional regulator: MQTSECKLLVTLAEEMNMRKAAERLFVSQPALSQRVQSIEKNWDTQIFIRSQKGLTLTPAGEKIIEYARDVVIKEEKVKEEIHSLNTMVHGTLKLAVASIIGQHWLPNVLKQFVQKYPHAKISLITGWSSEILKHLYEGQVHVGIIRGTPDWKGVKHHILADTLYLVDTEIKSLDELQSTERPFIQFKSDSTYYQEIQDWWHRQFDHPPKRTIVVDQIETCKQMAFHGIGYAILPSITFHEDDPAVYKIPLFDETGLPAKRDTWLLGYESAFELKQVEAFMKIIK, from the coding sequence ATGCAAACTTCAGAGTGTAAGCTACTCGTCACATTGGCAGAAGAAATGAATATGAGAAAGGCCGCAGAAAGGTTATTTGTTTCACAACCAGCTTTAAGTCAAAGAGTACAATCTATTGAGAAAAACTGGGACACCCAGATTTTTATTAGGTCTCAAAAAGGTTTAACTTTAACACCTGCTGGAGAGAAGATTATAGAATATGCTAGAGATGTAGTTATAAAAGAAGAAAAGGTGAAGGAAGAAATACATTCTCTAAATACAATGGTTCATGGAACATTAAAGCTAGCTGTCGCATCAATTATTGGTCAGCATTGGCTACCAAATGTTTTAAAACAGTTTGTACAAAAATATCCGCATGCAAAAATATCCCTCATTACTGGCTGGAGTAGTGAAATATTAAAGCATTTATATGAAGGACAGGTCCATGTGGGAATTATTAGAGGAACTCCAGATTGGAAGGGTGTAAAACATCACATTTTAGCAGATACTCTATATTTAGTGGACACTGAAATAAAAAGCTTGGATGAGCTTCAATCGACGGAACGGCCGTTCATTCAGTTTAAAAGTGATTCAACCTATTATCAGGAGATCCAGGACTGGTGGCACCGTCAATTTGATCACCCTCCCAAACGAACCATCGTAGTGGATCAAATCGAAACATGTAAACAAATGGCTTTTCATGGTATCGGTTATGCAATCCTTCCATCCATCACGTTTCATGAAGATGATCCTGCTGTCTATAAGATTCCTTTATTTGATGAAACTGGATTACCTGCAAAACGTGATACGTGGCTATTAGGTTATGAATCCGCTTTTGAGCTGAAGCAGGTTGAGGCATTTATGAAGATCATTAAATGA
- a CDS encoding sulfite exporter TauE/SafE family protein gives MEILLFIIIGFIGTFIGTLAGGGGLISLPCMLLLGVPIHSAIAANKFANTCSSFTSFLVLLKKRNIKLKTALVIAPVGIVGGISGGLIATSLSQETMMSVAIFLLIFALTLSFLKKPKQASQSGDHQVSKKVYPLLYGIGLYDGMFGPGQGTLQMYTYLYNGFSYMSAMALTRFLTFLSCLGAFSTYFLTGHLDWKVALSLVIGSILGAQLSVRVADKLSSNHLKLILRTITVLLIIQLSFNLVT, from the coding sequence ATGGAAATACTTCTATTTATAATAATCGGATTTATTGGAACGTTTATTGGTACATTAGCCGGAGGTGGTGGCTTAATCAGCTTACCTTGTATGCTCCTTCTAGGTGTACCCATTCATTCAGCGATTGCCGCAAACAAGTTTGCTAATACATGCAGTTCTTTCACTAGCTTCTTAGTTTTGTTAAAGAAGCGTAACATAAAGTTAAAAACTGCTTTAGTCATTGCACCGGTTGGGATTGTAGGAGGAATTTCTGGAGGGCTTATAGCAACCTCTCTTTCCCAGGAAACGATGATGAGCGTGGCAATCTTTCTATTGATTTTTGCTTTAACCTTAAGCTTTCTGAAAAAACCAAAGCAGGCTAGTCAATCTGGGGATCATCAGGTATCTAAAAAGGTGTACCCACTTCTGTATGGAATTGGACTTTATGATGGAATGTTTGGACCTGGACAAGGGACTTTACAAATGTACACCTATCTTTATAACGGCTTTTCATACATGTCTGCTATGGCACTAACAAGGTTTTTAACCTTTCTAAGTTGTTTAGGTGCATTTAGTACCTATTTCTTAACAGGGCACCTTGACTGGAAAGTCGCTCTGAGTCTAGTAATTGGTTCAATCCTAGGGGCACAACTCTCAGTAAGAGTTGCAGATAAACTCTCCTCTAATCATCTAAAGTTAATTCTTCGCACAATTACTGTGTTACTAATCATCCAACTATCTTTCAATTTAGTTACCTAA
- a CDS encoding VOC family protein, with product MKININKLDHVQICIPFDHEDQARDFYSRILGLQEIEKPDSLKSNGGLWYKIGDIELHIGAEEMGSYKSKRHPAFQVEELQEVRSYLEISGISTFDEKPIPLVERFSFYDPFGNRIEFLQRTN from the coding sequence ATGAAAATTAACATAAATAAACTAGATCATGTTCAAATCTGCATTCCTTTTGATCATGAAGATCAAGCAAGAGACTTTTATTCGAGAATTTTGGGCTTACAAGAAATAGAAAAGCCTGATTCATTAAAATCTAATGGTGGGCTATGGTATAAAATAGGTGATATCGAACTTCATATTGGTGCAGAAGAAATGGGGTCTTACAAGAGTAAGAGACATCCAGCTTTTCAGGTTGAGGAACTTCAGGAAGTAAGAAGTTATCTAGAGATTTCAGGTATTAGTACTTTCGATGAAAAGCCTATTCCTCTTGTCGAACGCTTTTCCTTCTATGATCCTTTTGGAAATAGAATTGAATTTTTACAACGAACCAACTAA
- a CDS encoding MDR family MFS transporter: MTEAVKTLLHSDHSKKTNRPFVLAAVMLAMFMAAIEATIVSTAMPAIAADLGNFSLYSWVFSSYLLMNAVTVLIYGKLSDLFGRKPVLMIGIIIFLIGSILCGFATSMEMLIVFRFIQGFGAGAVMPIASTIVGDLYTKEERAKIQGYLSSVWGISAILGPAIGGLLVQYANWKYVFWLNVPLGLLAMGVLAVYLHEGIEKKKHSIDFLGAALLFIGVSVLMIVLVEGGVRWDWFSPPIVLLSSFAILVLVLFYLQERRAEDPMMPFSIWEERSILVANLASLTTGVMLIGISSFLPAFVQGVMERSPIVAGFTLTTMSIGWPIAATIAGRLLLKIGFRTTSIIGGISLILGSIIFILMTPASGPLWAAFASFLVGVGMGFTTTSFIVSIQSTVEWKQRGIATAANMFMRTLGSTIGAALLGGILNSRLQAHITEHGLDGDVNVDTTNILLNEEQRNQLSETVRSVLQEGLTISLQGVYWVVLLFAIISFLLVLFLPKHEKQ, from the coding sequence ATGACGGAAGCGGTTAAAACCTTATTACATAGCGATCATTCGAAAAAAACAAACAGACCGTTTGTACTTGCTGCTGTTATGCTCGCTATGTTTATGGCGGCAATTGAAGCAACTATTGTTTCAACGGCAATGCCTGCAATTGCTGCGGATTTGGGGAACTTTTCCCTCTATAGTTGGGTTTTCTCCTCTTATCTATTAATGAATGCTGTTACCGTATTAATTTACGGAAAGCTCTCAGATTTATTTGGTCGAAAGCCCGTGTTAATGATAGGAATTATTATCTTCTTAATTGGTTCCATATTATGTGGGTTTGCCACCTCCATGGAGATGTTGATCGTTTTTCGTTTTATACAAGGATTTGGAGCAGGAGCTGTTATGCCAATTGCTTCAACGATAGTTGGTGATTTATATACCAAAGAGGAACGAGCTAAAATCCAGGGGTATCTTTCAAGTGTCTGGGGAATTTCAGCAATCTTAGGACCAGCTATTGGAGGCTTATTAGTACAATATGCAAACTGGAAGTACGTATTTTGGCTTAATGTTCCATTAGGACTGCTTGCAATGGGCGTACTGGCTGTATATTTACATGAAGGAATTGAAAAGAAGAAGCACAGTATTGATTTCCTTGGTGCCGCCCTTTTATTTATTGGGGTTAGTGTACTTATGATTGTACTAGTCGAAGGTGGAGTTAGATGGGACTGGTTTTCTCCTCCTATTGTTTTGTTATCATCATTTGCAATTCTAGTGTTGGTGCTATTTTATCTACAGGAAAGGCGAGCAGAAGATCCCATGATGCCATTTTCCATCTGGGAGGAGCGCTCGATTCTAGTTGCGAATTTAGCCTCTTTAACAACAGGTGTAATGCTAATCGGTATTTCTAGCTTTTTGCCTGCATTTGTTCAAGGGGTAATGGAGCGTTCACCAATTGTTGCTGGTTTTACTCTCACCACTATGTCGATTGGTTGGCCTATTGCGGCAACTATTGCCGGAAGGTTACTACTTAAAATTGGATTTAGAACAACTTCGATTATTGGTGGGATAAGTTTAATTCTAGGTTCTATTATTTTTATTTTGATGACGCCAGCCTCTGGACCACTTTGGGCTGCTTTCGCCTCGTTCCTGGTCGGAGTGGGGATGGGCTTTACCACAACCTCCTTCATTGTCTCTATTCAGAGTACAGTAGAGTGGAAGCAACGTGGAATTGCTACAGCTGCGAATATGTTTATGAGGACTCTCGGAAGTACAATTGGTGCAGCGTTACTAGGTGGAATCCTAAATAGTAGGTTGCAAGCTCATATAACAGAGCATGGCCTAGACGGGGATGTTAATGTTGATACAACGAATATCTTACTCAATGAAGAGCAGCGAAATCAGCTGTCTGAAACAGTTCGTTCTGTTCTTCAAGAGGGATTAACTATTTCTCTGCAAGGTGTATATTGGGTCGTGTTACTATTTGCTATCATCAGCTTCCTGCTCGTGCTTTTCTTACCGAAGCATGAGAAACAGTAG
- the cbpB gene encoding cyclic-di-AMP-binding protein CbpB, with protein sequence MISLQREEFVEITIKDLIISSDKVAHVQLGNGLEHALLVLVKSGYSAIPVLDPSYHLHGLISTALILDTTLGLERIEFERLETMKVEEVMNNEAPRLNIHDSLEKGLELVINHPFVCVENDDGVFEGILTRRVILKKLNEQLKKLNYKQ encoded by the coding sequence ATGATTAGTTTGCAACGTGAAGAATTTGTAGAAATAACGATAAAGGACCTTATTATATCATCTGATAAGGTAGCGCATGTACAGTTAGGAAACGGATTGGAGCATGCATTATTAGTGTTGGTAAAATCAGGATACTCTGCAATACCAGTTCTTGATCCGTCTTACCACTTACATGGGCTCATTAGCACAGCCCTTATATTAGATACAACTCTAGGACTTGAAAGAATTGAATTTGAACGTCTAGAAACAATGAAGGTTGAAGAGGTTATGAATAATGAGGCACCACGATTAAATATTCATGATTCCCTTGAAAAAGGCTTAGAGCTGGTAATAAATCATCCGTTTGTGTGTGTGGAGAATGATGATGGTGTATTTGAGGGTATTTTAACGAGAAGAGTTATCTTAAAAAAGCTAAATGAACAACTCAAAAAGCTTAACTATAAACAATAA
- a CDS encoding ribonuclease H-like YkuK family protein, producing MSDRMLFENITENNMTFERVFSKILRFMELEPSAVYHLSIGTDSQVHPNETRFVSAIHIHRVGRGAWGCLRQIIMPREIRSIREKISLETAYSQELASLFTSEHFDEMTDILVPYADEGADLRFGIHLDIGRKGVTKDLIQEMTSRIKSMGIEAKIKPDSYAASSYANRYTK from the coding sequence ATGAGTGATCGGATGTTGTTTGAAAACATTACCGAAAACAACATGACATTTGAGCGGGTCTTCTCCAAAATTCTAAGGTTTATGGAGTTAGAACCTTCTGCTGTTTACCACCTTTCAATTGGTACAGACTCCCAAGTACATCCGAATGAAACTAGGTTTGTTTCAGCGATTCACATTCATCGTGTAGGAAGAGGGGCTTGGGGTTGCTTGCGACAGATTATAATGCCCCGTGAGATAAGGAGCATACGAGAAAAAATTTCCTTAGAAACTGCTTATTCACAGGAGCTTGCTAGTTTGTTCACAAGCGAACATTTTGATGAAATGACTGATATTTTAGTACCTTATGCAGACGAAGGTGCAGACCTGCGCTTCGGTATTCACTTGGATATTGGTAGAAAGGGAGTCACAAAGGATTTGATTCAAGAGATGACTAGTCGAATTAAATCTATGGGTATTGAAGCTAAAATTAAACCAGATTCCTATGCAGCATCAAGCTATGCTAACAGATATACTAAATAA
- a CDS encoding YkuJ family protein, translating to MSKLQGIIQRLTSLTDSQDHGDPAQRFFEVDGERRCSVTFFPKTETFEIEVYQQGEKPKKYQFDNIDMAAIEIFDLIH from the coding sequence ATGTCAAAGCTACAGGGAATTATTCAACGTTTAACAAGTCTAACTGATTCACAGGATCATGGAGATCCAGCACAACGCTTTTTTGAAGTAGATGGAGAGAGAAGATGTAGTGTAACGTTCTTTCCAAAAACAGAAACATTTGAAATTGAGGTTTACCAACAAGGTGAAAAGCCAAAGAAATATCAATTTGATAATATTGATATGGCAGCCATTGAGATTTTTGACTTAATCCATTAA
- a CDS encoding DUF3993 domain-containing protein: MIRYRLCLVVVTVVLLFIAHHPVNASTSTLLDKQGVQQLLEDTYDAQYSLTERFHTWEDAWRKMTQYMTEQMTEQFMVEHLYEEEEGYIVYGTDFSTFIIPHFSYNADTKMVTNDRKDTIFVYEKSSGDGPVKFQSQFDIVTITYDGERWKIASISFSEELSTEIQNAKNLESANGKVTMKSDSMQTYFEAKGNHFNLGYLNSMSVLNEHTYSPFKAFVHVIPYNLIFSDFRSDEFNSTFLTLSTIFSVKGEVQ, encoded by the coding sequence ATGATTCGTTATCGTCTATGCTTAGTTGTGGTTACAGTGGTGCTTTTGTTTATAGCTCATCATCCAGTCAATGCTTCGACAAGTACCTTATTGGACAAGCAGGGTGTTCAACAACTTCTGGAGGATACTTATGATGCACAATATTCATTAACAGAGCGTTTTCATACATGGGAAGATGCTTGGAGGAAAATGACTCAATATATGACAGAACAAATGACAGAACAATTTATGGTGGAGCATCTATATGAAGAGGAAGAAGGATATATTGTGTACGGTACAGATTTTTCAACTTTTATTATCCCTCATTTTTCTTATAATGCTGATACTAAAATGGTAACAAATGATCGAAAAGATACCATTTTTGTTTATGAAAAATCATCTGGGGATGGTCCCGTTAAATTTCAATCACAATTTGACATCGTTACCATTACTTATGATGGGGAAAGGTGGAAAATTGCTTCGATTTCATTCTCAGAGGAGCTATCTACAGAAATACAAAATGCTAAGAATTTAGAGAGTGCCAATGGTAAAGTTACGATGAAGAGTGATTCAATGCAAACTTACTTTGAAGCTAAAGGGAACCACTTCAATCTAGGATATTTGAATAGCATGAGTGTACTTAATGAACACACATATTCTCCATTCAAAGCTTTTGTTCATGTAATTCCGTATAACTTGATTTTTAGTGATTTTAGGAGTGATGAATTCAACTCTACCTTCTTAACACTTTCTACAATTTTTTCTGTAAAAGGAGAGGTTCAGTGA
- a CDS encoding EAL domain-containing protein has protein sequence MDPLDILTNLSMVTPHFQAIFNADERKVIGYEVLGRIKTDEGWASLGPFFRDSTIPDEYRLEVDDLVVRKALDYWLEVDTSPYIFINRNTDLLMKDHGESLLELLKVYQEKGFPLDHLVLEITEHEFTGEIERLNHLLTYYRTYGIKIAVDNVGNGAGNLDRIGLIAPDILKVDLHMLRKTNGLASYQDVLYSLSLLARKIGAALLYEEIETMYQLQYAWRNGGRYYQGFYLQSPTESFVEEYLLKAKLKQEIQHFIEHEKKKIQNIYHLSFTIQQAVQKSLQKDKKDSKGDDLIKMISNDLSAYSFRIYICDEDGFQQSANHIKAKNGWELLPTYYDKNWSWRPYFLENIMKMKLEGRGILSDLYSDIETGDMIRTFSYPIDQHQFLFIDLTYEYLYEQNAIF, from the coding sequence ATGGATCCGTTAGATATTTTAACGAATTTGTCTATGGTAACCCCACATTTTCAGGCGATTTTTAACGCCGATGAACGAAAAGTGATAGGTTACGAAGTGTTGGGACGTATTAAGACTGATGAGGGTTGGGCGAGTTTGGGACCTTTCTTTCGAGATTCAACGATTCCTGATGAATACCGGCTTGAGGTTGATGATCTTGTTGTAAGAAAGGCACTTGATTATTGGCTTGAAGTGGATACATCCCCTTACATATTTATAAATCGAAATACGGATTTACTAATGAAGGATCATGGGGAATCACTATTAGAGTTATTAAAAGTTTATCAGGAAAAAGGATTTCCGCTAGATCATCTTGTGTTGGAAATTACAGAGCATGAATTTACTGGTGAAATCGAGCGGTTAAACCACTTGCTCACTTATTATCGCACCTACGGTATAAAAATAGCGGTGGATAATGTTGGAAATGGGGCGGGCAATTTAGATCGGATAGGTCTGATTGCTCCTGATATTCTAAAGGTTGACCTTCATATGCTACGAAAAACGAATGGCTTAGCCTCCTATCAAGATGTTCTTTATTCACTATCTTTACTAGCTAGAAAAATTGGCGCAGCTCTTCTCTATGAGGAAATTGAAACCATGTATCAGCTTCAATATGCATGGAGAAATGGTGGACGATATTATCAGGGATTTTATTTACAGTCACCCACTGAATCTTTTGTAGAAGAGTATTTGTTAAAAGCAAAGTTAAAACAAGAAATTCAGCATTTTATTGAGCATGAAAAAAAGAAAATACAAAATATATATCATCTTTCGTTCACGATTCAGCAAGCTGTTCAAAAGTCATTACAAAAGGATAAAAAAGATAGCAAAGGTGATGACCTCATCAAAATGATTTCGAATGATTTATCAGCTTATAGCTTCAGAATCTATATATGTGATGAAGACGGCTTTCAACAATCTGCAAACCATATAAAAGCAAAAAACGGTTGGGAGTTGCTTCCCACCTATTATGATAAAAACTGGAGCTGGAGACCTTACTTTTTAGAAAATATTATGAAAATGAAGTTAGAAGGTAGAGGGATATTGTCTGATTTGTACAGCGATATTGAAACAGGTGATATGATAAGAACCTTTTCCTACCCTATAGATCAACACCAATTTTTATTTATTGATTTAACTTATGAGTACCTATACGAACAAAATGCGATTTTCTAG
- the fadH gene encoding 2,4-dienoyl-CoA reductase, which yields MKNKVVIVTGGSSGMGKHMAKRFANEGAFVAITGRTLETLEETKKEIETFEGQVITIQMDVREPEHVVHMVEKTTEAFGTIDYLVNNAAGNFIVPAEKLSVNGWKAVIDIVLNGTFYCSSTVGKYWIENGIKGSIINIVATYAWGAGAGVIHSASAKAGVLAMTRTLAVEWGSKYGIRVNAIAPGPIERTGGADRLWESEEAAKRTINSVPLKRLGTPEEIAGLATYLFSDESGYINGECITMDGGQWLNKHPF from the coding sequence ATGAAGAACAAGGTTGTAATTGTTACAGGTGGGTCAAGTGGAATGGGTAAACATATGGCAAAACGCTTTGCAAATGAAGGAGCATTTGTAGCCATTACGGGTAGAACTCTGGAAACGCTAGAAGAAACAAAAAAAGAAATTGAGACATTTGAAGGACAAGTTATCACCATTCAAATGGATGTCAGAGAGCCAGAGCATGTTGTACATATGGTAGAAAAAACAACCGAGGCGTTTGGTACGATAGATTATCTAGTAAATAATGCAGCAGGAAATTTTATCGTTCCAGCAGAAAAATTATCTGTAAATGGATGGAAGGCTGTTATTGATATTGTTTTAAATGGTACGTTTTATTGTAGTTCAACTGTCGGGAAGTATTGGATTGAAAATGGTATTAAAGGTAGTATCATCAATATTGTGGCAACATATGCGTGGGGCGCTGGAGCTGGAGTGATACACTCAGCAAGTGCAAAGGCTGGAGTATTAGCAATGACAAGGACTCTAGCGGTTGAGTGGGGAAGTAAATATGGAATTCGTGTAAATGCAATAGCGCCGGGTCCAATTGAACGTACTGGTGGAGCGGATCGTTTATGGGAATCCGAGGAGGCTGCAAAGCGTACCATTAACAGTGTACCTCTTAAAAGACTTGGTACACCAGAAGAAATTGCGGGTCTAGCTACCTACTTATTCTCAGATGAATCAGGATATATTAACGGAGAATGTATCACTATGGACGGGGGCCAATGGCTTAATAAACATCCCTTTTAA
- a CDS encoding ATP-binding protein — translation MYHRILIKKEQDILTAISLAYTEMSNTPYSMSEKQQIIVTISELCKNIIFHSYSSGYVVIEKLNIGLRISAIDSGVGIASIENVINGVKNPNSKGLGLGLTGVRTMMDFFEIESQTQGGTKVIVEKWYSRTPSRTVT, via the coding sequence TTGTATCATCGTATTTTAATAAAAAAAGAACAAGATATCTTAACAGCAATTTCCTTAGCATATACCGAGATGTCAAACACTCCCTATTCTATGTCAGAAAAACAACAAATTATCGTGACGATATCAGAGCTTTGCAAAAATATAATTTTCCATTCTTACAGCTCTGGATACGTGGTCATTGAGAAGTTAAACATCGGTCTTAGAATTTCAGCTATTGATTCTGGTGTAGGTATCGCTTCTATCGAGAATGTCATCAATGGAGTAAAAAATCCTAACTCTAAAGGATTAGGTCTGGGTCTGACAGGTGTAAGAACCATGATGGATTTTTTTGAAATTGAGTCACAAACACAAGGGGGGACGAAAGTAATTGTTGAAAAATGGTATAGTCGAACTCCTTCCAGAACAGTTACATAA